One region of Mycteria americana isolate JAX WOST 10 ecotype Jacksonville Zoo and Gardens chromosome 17, USCA_MyAme_1.0, whole genome shotgun sequence genomic DNA includes:
- the DDX31 gene encoding ATP-dependent DNA helicase DDX31 isoform X2: protein MTISCPPLWTSLSCSRTAMLRAVLTDTRWSSDQASGSSPLTPCCSRTAGSRRTAVSRNPALGAAAASSTSESSPSGGSSSPADSEGLPPRSAAAAILPPPHGPLGPQRACAAAAAEAPGRPGWGCPAAACATPRARRCGRRRAEPLQRGGCGRGLRANGRSHGGAASAPRPPALRPRGLGPARGAAPGPCGRRRAMAARGTLLLNLSSAPRGRGPGASSRSDALKRKLPSPHGNPPLKRKRKPSVNTFKKCAVEADVREKGGSSQKSLPKKQLTDNRNESQQSKPFIKTSSLFRNNPDIPEIHRKAVQQVQENVFTTDSFSQLDLHPHLISTINTVLRISSMTSVQKETIPVLLQGKDALVRSQTGSGKTLAYGIPLVQSLQGMESKIQRSDGPYALILVPTRELALQSFDTMQKLLKPFAWIVPGVLMGGEKRKSEKARLRKGINILISTPGRLVDHIKSTECIHFRRTQWLIIDEADRILDLGFEKDVAVILNALNAERETRQNVLLSATLTEGVTRLADISLNDPISISIADGIQKALKPASQTGRQASSPSNCMEQENFAVPEKLKQYVMMVPSKLRLVTLAAFMLEKCKFEKHHKMIIFFSSCEQVEFHYELLLKVLSGGLESEQPQRSSVSSAHLQFLRLHGNMEQEERTEVFQEFLKSKTGILLCTDVAARGLDLPQVTWIVQYNAPASPAEYIHRIGRTARIGCHGNSLLVLAPSEAEYVSLLASHKINVSEIKMEKVLSSLMKDDRFKLHRPGSKKSCGTDPQEVRERATVLQTKFENYVHSSEGTVQWAKKALQSFLCAYTTYPRNLKHIFHIKSLHLGHVAKSFGLRDAPQNLTALPTAGSKKKTKPRPKRSDLLKKTHGKRRLAEILRSEYSSGMDTGVSKVKKKKKQRKPGNQQIPT from the exons ATGACCATCTCCTGCCCGCCGCTGTGGACGTCGCTGAGCTGCTCCAGGACGGCGATGCTGCGGGCCGTGCTCACCGACACCCGGTGGTCCTCCGACCAGGCCAGCGGCTCCAGTCCGCTGACGCCGTGCTGCAGCCGCaccgccggctcccgccgcacCGCCGTCAGCCGGAACCCGGCgctcggcgccgccgccgcctcctcgacGAGCGAGTCGAGCCCCAGCGGCGGCTCCTCCTCCCCCGCCGACAGCGAGGGGCTgcccccgcgctccgccgccgccgccatcttacCGCCGCCTCACGGGCCGCTCGGGCCGCAGCGCGCatgcgctgccgccgccgccgaagcccccggccgccccggctggggctgccccgccgccgcctgcgccaCCCCGCGGGCCCGGAGGTGCGGGCGGCGCCGTGCCGAGCCCCTgcagcggggcggctgcggccgggggctgcgggcgaaCGGCCGTTCCCATGGGGGGGCCGCCTCGGCGCCCCGCCCGCCTGCCCTCCGCCCTCGCGGGCTGGGCCCGGCCcgaggggcggccccggggccctgcgggaggcggcgggccATGGCGGCGAGGGGGACGCTGCTCCTCAACCTCAGctcggcgccgcggggccgcgggcccGGCGCCTCCAGCCGG TCTGATGCTCTGAAAAGAAAGCTTCCGTCACCACATGGAAACCCACCTTTGAAACGTAAACGTAAGCCATCAGTAAACACCTTCAAGAAATGTGCTGTGGAAGCTGATGTCAGGGAAAAGGGAGGTTCATCACAAAAATCTCTTCCTAAGAAGCAGTTGACTGACAACCGAAATGAAAGCCAGCAAAGCAAACCTTTCATTAAGACGTCCAGCCTGTTTAGAAACAACCCTGATATCCCAGAAATTCACAG AAAAGCAGTACAGCAGgtgcaagaaaatgttttcactacAGATTCTTTTAGCCAGTTGGACCTCCATCCACATCTG ATATCCACAATAAACACTGTCCTAAGGATAAGTAGCATGACCAG TgttcaaaaggaaacaattccTGTGCTCCTGCAAGGCAAAGATGCTCTAGTGAGATCTCAGACTGGTTCAG gtaaaactcTTGCCTATGGGATTCCACTTGTACAGTCTTTGCAAGGAATGGAATCCAAAATACAG CGCAGTGATGGGCCTTATGCACTCATATTAGTCCCAACAAGAGAG CTTGCACTCCAAAGTTTTGATACAATGCAGAAACTACTTAAG cCATTTGCCTGGATTGTGCCTGGAGTGCTAatggggggagaaaagagaaaatcgGAAAAAGCCAG ATTACGTAAAGGGATAAATATCCTCATTTCAACTCCTGGTCGCCTGGTTGATCACATTAAGTCCACAGAATGTATTCATTTCCGTCGCACTCAGTGGCTGATTATTGATGAAGCAGACAG GATCCTGGACCTGGGCTTTGAGAAGGATGTAGCTGTGATACTCAATGCTTTAAATGCCGAGAGAGAGACACGTCAGAATGTCCTGCTCTCAGCCACCCTCACAGAAG GAGTAACGCGGCTGGCCGATATCAGTTTGAATGATCCCATCAGCATTTCCATAGCAGATGGAATCCAGAAGGCGCTCAAACCAGCATCACAAACGGGTAGACAAGCCAGTAGTCCATCAAACTGCATGGAGCAGGAAAACTTTGCTGTTCCAGAGAAGCTCAAGCAGTATGTCATGATGGTCCCCAGCAAACTGAGGCTTGTCACATTAGCAGCTTTTATGCTTGAGAAATGCAAG tttgAAAAACACCACAAGATGATAAtctttttctccagctgtgaaCAAGTGGAATTCCACTATGAGCTCCTTCTAAAGGTCCTTTCAGGAGGGCTAGAGTCGGAACAACCTCAACGTTCATCTGTCTCCTCTGCGCACTTACAGTTTCTACGACTGCATGGCAACATGGAACAGGAA GAAAGAACAGAGGTCTTCCAGGAGTTCCTAAAATCCAAGACCGGCATCTTGCTTTGCACT gatGTTGCAGCACGTGGACTAGACCTGCCTCAAGTTACATGGATCGTACAG TATAACGCTCCAGCTTCACCTGCGGAATATATCCACCGGATCGGGAGGACGGCTCGCATTGGCTGTCACGGGAACAGCCTGCTTGTCCTGGCGCCTTCGGAGGCAGAATATGTCAGCTTGCTGGCTTCTCACAAGATTAA TGTTTCAGAGATAAAGATGGAGAAGGTATTATCCAGCCTGATGAAAGATGATCGCTTCAAGTTGCACAGACCAGGAAGCAAG AAATCCTGTGGCACGGACCCTCAGGAAGTCCGGGAGCGGGCCACCGTCTTGCagacaaaatttgaaaattacGTTCACTCCAGCGAGGGGACTGTCCAGTGGGCAAAAAAAG caCTGCAGTCTTTCCTTTGTGCCTATACCACCTATCCCAGGAACCTCAAGCACATCTTCCACATCAAATCTCTCCACCTGGGTCATGTGGCCAAGAGCTTTGGCCTGAGAGATGCCCCCCAGAACCTGACTGCTCTTCCAACTGCAGGCTCAAAGAAGAAAACCAAGCCAAGACCAAAAAG
- the DDX31 gene encoding ATP-dependent DNA helicase DDX31 isoform X3, with product MTISCPPLWTSLSCSRTAMLRAVLTDTRWSSDQASGSSPLTPCCSRTAGSRRTAVSRNPALGAAAASSTSESSPSGGSSSPADSEGLPPRSAAAAILPPPHGPLGPQRACAAAAAEAPGRPGWGCPAAACATPRARRCGRRRAEPLQRGGCGRGLRANGRSHGGAASAPRPPALRPRGLGPARGAAPGPCGRRRAMAARGTLLLNLSSAPRGRGPGASSRQSDALKRKLPSPHGNPPLKRKRKPSVNTFKKCAVEADVREKGGSSQKSLPKKQLTDNRNESQQSKPFIKTSSLFRNNPDIPEIHRKAVQQVQENVFTTDSFSQLDLHPHLISTINTVLRISSMTSVQKETIPVLLQGKDALVRSQTGSGKTLAYGIPLVQSLQGMESKIQRSDGPYALILVPTREPFAWIVPGVLMGGEKRKSEKARLRKGINILISTPGRLVDHIKSTECIHFRRTQWLIIDEADRILDLGFEKDVAVILNALNAERETRQNVLLSATLTEGVTRLADISLNDPISISIADGIQKALKPASQTGRQASSPSNCMEQENFAVPEKLKQYVMMVPSKLRLVTLAAFMLEKCKFEKHHKMIIFFSSCEQVEFHYELLLKVLSGGLESEQPQRSSVSSAHLQFLRLHGNMEQEERTEVFQEFLKSKTGILLCTDVAARGLDLPQVTWIVQYNAPASPAEYIHRIGRTARIGCHGNSLLVLAPSEAEYVSLLASHKINVSEIKMEKVLSSLMKDDRFKLHRPGSKKSCGTDPQEVRERATVLQTKFENYVHSSEGTVQWAKKALQSFLCAYTTYPRNLKHIFHIKSLHLGHVAKSFGLRDAPQNLTALPTAGSKKKTKPRPKRSDLLKKTHGKRRLAEILRSEYSSGMDTGVSKVKKKKKQRKPGNQQIPT from the exons ATGACCATCTCCTGCCCGCCGCTGTGGACGTCGCTGAGCTGCTCCAGGACGGCGATGCTGCGGGCCGTGCTCACCGACACCCGGTGGTCCTCCGACCAGGCCAGCGGCTCCAGTCCGCTGACGCCGTGCTGCAGCCGCaccgccggctcccgccgcacCGCCGTCAGCCGGAACCCGGCgctcggcgccgccgccgcctcctcgacGAGCGAGTCGAGCCCCAGCGGCGGCTCCTCCTCCCCCGCCGACAGCGAGGGGCTgcccccgcgctccgccgccgccgccatcttacCGCCGCCTCACGGGCCGCTCGGGCCGCAGCGCGCatgcgctgccgccgccgccgaagcccccggccgccccggctggggctgccccgccgccgcctgcgccaCCCCGCGGGCCCGGAGGTGCGGGCGGCGCCGTGCCGAGCCCCTgcagcggggcggctgcggccgggggctgcgggcgaaCGGCCGTTCCCATGGGGGGGCCGCCTCGGCGCCCCGCCCGCCTGCCCTCCGCCCTCGCGGGCTGGGCCCGGCCcgaggggcggccccggggccctgcgggaggcggcgggccATGGCGGCGAGGGGGACGCTGCTCCTCAACCTCAGctcggcgccgcggggccgcgggcccGGCGCCTCCAGCCGG CAGTCTGATGCTCTGAAAAGAAAGCTTCCGTCACCACATGGAAACCCACCTTTGAAACGTAAACGTAAGCCATCAGTAAACACCTTCAAGAAATGTGCTGTGGAAGCTGATGTCAGGGAAAAGGGAGGTTCATCACAAAAATCTCTTCCTAAGAAGCAGTTGACTGACAACCGAAATGAAAGCCAGCAAAGCAAACCTTTCATTAAGACGTCCAGCCTGTTTAGAAACAACCCTGATATCCCAGAAATTCACAG AAAAGCAGTACAGCAGgtgcaagaaaatgttttcactacAGATTCTTTTAGCCAGTTGGACCTCCATCCACATCTG ATATCCACAATAAACACTGTCCTAAGGATAAGTAGCATGACCAG TgttcaaaaggaaacaattccTGTGCTCCTGCAAGGCAAAGATGCTCTAGTGAGATCTCAGACTGGTTCAG gtaaaactcTTGCCTATGGGATTCCACTTGTACAGTCTTTGCAAGGAATGGAATCCAAAATACAG CGCAGTGATGGGCCTTATGCACTCATATTAGTCCCAACAAGAGAG cCATTTGCCTGGATTGTGCCTGGAGTGCTAatggggggagaaaagagaaaatcgGAAAAAGCCAG ATTACGTAAAGGGATAAATATCCTCATTTCAACTCCTGGTCGCCTGGTTGATCACATTAAGTCCACAGAATGTATTCATTTCCGTCGCACTCAGTGGCTGATTATTGATGAAGCAGACAG GATCCTGGACCTGGGCTTTGAGAAGGATGTAGCTGTGATACTCAATGCTTTAAATGCCGAGAGAGAGACACGTCAGAATGTCCTGCTCTCAGCCACCCTCACAGAAG GAGTAACGCGGCTGGCCGATATCAGTTTGAATGATCCCATCAGCATTTCCATAGCAGATGGAATCCAGAAGGCGCTCAAACCAGCATCACAAACGGGTAGACAAGCCAGTAGTCCATCAAACTGCATGGAGCAGGAAAACTTTGCTGTTCCAGAGAAGCTCAAGCAGTATGTCATGATGGTCCCCAGCAAACTGAGGCTTGTCACATTAGCAGCTTTTATGCTTGAGAAATGCAAG tttgAAAAACACCACAAGATGATAAtctttttctccagctgtgaaCAAGTGGAATTCCACTATGAGCTCCTTCTAAAGGTCCTTTCAGGAGGGCTAGAGTCGGAACAACCTCAACGTTCATCTGTCTCCTCTGCGCACTTACAGTTTCTACGACTGCATGGCAACATGGAACAGGAA GAAAGAACAGAGGTCTTCCAGGAGTTCCTAAAATCCAAGACCGGCATCTTGCTTTGCACT gatGTTGCAGCACGTGGACTAGACCTGCCTCAAGTTACATGGATCGTACAG TATAACGCTCCAGCTTCACCTGCGGAATATATCCACCGGATCGGGAGGACGGCTCGCATTGGCTGTCACGGGAACAGCCTGCTTGTCCTGGCGCCTTCGGAGGCAGAATATGTCAGCTTGCTGGCTTCTCACAAGATTAA TGTTTCAGAGATAAAGATGGAGAAGGTATTATCCAGCCTGATGAAAGATGATCGCTTCAAGTTGCACAGACCAGGAAGCAAG AAATCCTGTGGCACGGACCCTCAGGAAGTCCGGGAGCGGGCCACCGTCTTGCagacaaaatttgaaaattacGTTCACTCCAGCGAGGGGACTGTCCAGTGGGCAAAAAAAG caCTGCAGTCTTTCCTTTGTGCCTATACCACCTATCCCAGGAACCTCAAGCACATCTTCCACATCAAATCTCTCCACCTGGGTCATGTGGCCAAGAGCTTTGGCCTGAGAGATGCCCCCCAGAACCTGACTGCTCTTCCAACTGCAGGCTCAAAGAAGAAAACCAAGCCAAGACCAAAAAG
- the DDX31 gene encoding ATP-dependent DNA helicase DDX31 isoform X1 — MTISCPPLWTSLSCSRTAMLRAVLTDTRWSSDQASGSSPLTPCCSRTAGSRRTAVSRNPALGAAAASSTSESSPSGGSSSPADSEGLPPRSAAAAILPPPHGPLGPQRACAAAAAEAPGRPGWGCPAAACATPRARRCGRRRAEPLQRGGCGRGLRANGRSHGGAASAPRPPALRPRGLGPARGAAPGPCGRRRAMAARGTLLLNLSSAPRGRGPGASSRQSDALKRKLPSPHGNPPLKRKRKPSVNTFKKCAVEADVREKGGSSQKSLPKKQLTDNRNESQQSKPFIKTSSLFRNNPDIPEIHRKAVQQVQENVFTTDSFSQLDLHPHLISTINTVLRISSMTSVQKETIPVLLQGKDALVRSQTGSGKTLAYGIPLVQSLQGMESKIQRSDGPYALILVPTRELALQSFDTMQKLLKPFAWIVPGVLMGGEKRKSEKARLRKGINILISTPGRLVDHIKSTECIHFRRTQWLIIDEADRILDLGFEKDVAVILNALNAERETRQNVLLSATLTEGVTRLADISLNDPISISIADGIQKALKPASQTGRQASSPSNCMEQENFAVPEKLKQYVMMVPSKLRLVTLAAFMLEKCKFEKHHKMIIFFSSCEQVEFHYELLLKVLSGGLESEQPQRSSVSSAHLQFLRLHGNMEQEERTEVFQEFLKSKTGILLCTDVAARGLDLPQVTWIVQYNAPASPAEYIHRIGRTARIGCHGNSLLVLAPSEAEYVSLLASHKINVSEIKMEKVLSSLMKDDRFKLHRPGSKKSCGTDPQEVRERATVLQTKFENYVHSSEGTVQWAKKALQSFLCAYTTYPRNLKHIFHIKSLHLGHVAKSFGLRDAPQNLTALPTAGSKKKTKPRPKRSDLLKKTHGKRRLAEILRSEYSSGMDTGVSKVKKKKKQRKPGNQQIPT; from the exons ATGACCATCTCCTGCCCGCCGCTGTGGACGTCGCTGAGCTGCTCCAGGACGGCGATGCTGCGGGCCGTGCTCACCGACACCCGGTGGTCCTCCGACCAGGCCAGCGGCTCCAGTCCGCTGACGCCGTGCTGCAGCCGCaccgccggctcccgccgcacCGCCGTCAGCCGGAACCCGGCgctcggcgccgccgccgcctcctcgacGAGCGAGTCGAGCCCCAGCGGCGGCTCCTCCTCCCCCGCCGACAGCGAGGGGCTgcccccgcgctccgccgccgccgccatcttacCGCCGCCTCACGGGCCGCTCGGGCCGCAGCGCGCatgcgctgccgccgccgccgaagcccccggccgccccggctggggctgccccgccgccgcctgcgccaCCCCGCGGGCCCGGAGGTGCGGGCGGCGCCGTGCCGAGCCCCTgcagcggggcggctgcggccgggggctgcgggcgaaCGGCCGTTCCCATGGGGGGGCCGCCTCGGCGCCCCGCCCGCCTGCCCTCCGCCCTCGCGGGCTGGGCCCGGCCcgaggggcggccccggggccctgcgggaggcggcgggccATGGCGGCGAGGGGGACGCTGCTCCTCAACCTCAGctcggcgccgcggggccgcgggcccGGCGCCTCCAGCCGG CAGTCTGATGCTCTGAAAAGAAAGCTTCCGTCACCACATGGAAACCCACCTTTGAAACGTAAACGTAAGCCATCAGTAAACACCTTCAAGAAATGTGCTGTGGAAGCTGATGTCAGGGAAAAGGGAGGTTCATCACAAAAATCTCTTCCTAAGAAGCAGTTGACTGACAACCGAAATGAAAGCCAGCAAAGCAAACCTTTCATTAAGACGTCCAGCCTGTTTAGAAACAACCCTGATATCCCAGAAATTCACAG AAAAGCAGTACAGCAGgtgcaagaaaatgttttcactacAGATTCTTTTAGCCAGTTGGACCTCCATCCACATCTG ATATCCACAATAAACACTGTCCTAAGGATAAGTAGCATGACCAG TgttcaaaaggaaacaattccTGTGCTCCTGCAAGGCAAAGATGCTCTAGTGAGATCTCAGACTGGTTCAG gtaaaactcTTGCCTATGGGATTCCACTTGTACAGTCTTTGCAAGGAATGGAATCCAAAATACAG CGCAGTGATGGGCCTTATGCACTCATATTAGTCCCAACAAGAGAG CTTGCACTCCAAAGTTTTGATACAATGCAGAAACTACTTAAG cCATTTGCCTGGATTGTGCCTGGAGTGCTAatggggggagaaaagagaaaatcgGAAAAAGCCAG ATTACGTAAAGGGATAAATATCCTCATTTCAACTCCTGGTCGCCTGGTTGATCACATTAAGTCCACAGAATGTATTCATTTCCGTCGCACTCAGTGGCTGATTATTGATGAAGCAGACAG GATCCTGGACCTGGGCTTTGAGAAGGATGTAGCTGTGATACTCAATGCTTTAAATGCCGAGAGAGAGACACGTCAGAATGTCCTGCTCTCAGCCACCCTCACAGAAG GAGTAACGCGGCTGGCCGATATCAGTTTGAATGATCCCATCAGCATTTCCATAGCAGATGGAATCCAGAAGGCGCTCAAACCAGCATCACAAACGGGTAGACAAGCCAGTAGTCCATCAAACTGCATGGAGCAGGAAAACTTTGCTGTTCCAGAGAAGCTCAAGCAGTATGTCATGATGGTCCCCAGCAAACTGAGGCTTGTCACATTAGCAGCTTTTATGCTTGAGAAATGCAAG tttgAAAAACACCACAAGATGATAAtctttttctccagctgtgaaCAAGTGGAATTCCACTATGAGCTCCTTCTAAAGGTCCTTTCAGGAGGGCTAGAGTCGGAACAACCTCAACGTTCATCTGTCTCCTCTGCGCACTTACAGTTTCTACGACTGCATGGCAACATGGAACAGGAA GAAAGAACAGAGGTCTTCCAGGAGTTCCTAAAATCCAAGACCGGCATCTTGCTTTGCACT gatGTTGCAGCACGTGGACTAGACCTGCCTCAAGTTACATGGATCGTACAG TATAACGCTCCAGCTTCACCTGCGGAATATATCCACCGGATCGGGAGGACGGCTCGCATTGGCTGTCACGGGAACAGCCTGCTTGTCCTGGCGCCTTCGGAGGCAGAATATGTCAGCTTGCTGGCTTCTCACAAGATTAA TGTTTCAGAGATAAAGATGGAGAAGGTATTATCCAGCCTGATGAAAGATGATCGCTTCAAGTTGCACAGACCAGGAAGCAAG AAATCCTGTGGCACGGACCCTCAGGAAGTCCGGGAGCGGGCCACCGTCTTGCagacaaaatttgaaaattacGTTCACTCCAGCGAGGGGACTGTCCAGTGGGCAAAAAAAG caCTGCAGTCTTTCCTTTGTGCCTATACCACCTATCCCAGGAACCTCAAGCACATCTTCCACATCAAATCTCTCCACCTGGGTCATGTGGCCAAGAGCTTTGGCCTGAGAGATGCCCCCCAGAACCTGACTGCTCTTCCAACTGCAGGCTCAAAGAAGAAAACCAAGCCAAGACCAAAAAG
- the GTF3C4 gene encoding general transcription factor 3C polypeptide 4 encodes MRGFKYSSWSPLGCDANGRCLLAALTMDNRLTIHANLNRLQWVQLVDLTEIYGERLYEASYKLSKADAPRGELGDFSEFQRRHSMQTPVRMEWSGICTTQQVKHNNECRDVGSVLLAVLFENGNIAVWQFQLPFLGKESITSCNTIESGITSPSVLSWWEYEHNNRKMSGLIVGSAFGPVKILPVNLKAVKGYFTLRQPVVLWQEMDQLPVHSIKCIPLYHPYQKCSCSLVVAARGAYVFWCLLLISKAGLNVHNSHVTGLHSLPIVSMTADKQNGTVYTCSSDGKVRQLIPIFTDVALKFEHQLIKLSEVFGSVRTHGIAVSPCGAYLAVITTEGMTNGLHPVNKNYQVQFVTLKTFEEAAAQLLESSVQNLFRQVDLTDLVRWKILKDKHIPQFLQEALDKKIESCGSTYFWRFKLFLLRILYQSMQKAPSEVMWRPSHEDAKILISDSPGMGSTEDDQEEGTSKQASKQSLCDTGKGMDIDDTADDSLPQSSDIGGREPMEEKLLEIQAQIEAVEMHLTREHMKRVLGEVYLHTWITENTSIPTRGVCDFLMSDDGYDDRTARVLIGHILKKMNKQTFPEHCSLCKEILPFTDRKQAVCSNGHIWLRCFLTYQSCQSLVYRRCLLHDSIARHPTPEDPEWIKRLLQGPCTFCDSPVF; translated from the exons ATGCGAGGATTCAAGTATTCCAGCTGGTCACCGCTGGGCTGTGACGCCAACGGAAGGTGCCTGCTTGCAGCTTTAACCATGGACAATCGATTGACCATCCACGCAAACCTCAACAGACTACAGTGGGTGCAGCTGGTGGACCTGACAGAAATCTACGGGGAGCGTTTGTATGAAGCCAGTTACAAACTTTCTAAGGCTGATGCTCCCAGGGGAGAGCTAGGAGACTTCTCTGAATTTCAGCGACGGCACAGCATGCAGACTCCAGTGCGCATGGAGTGGTCGGGCATCTGCACCACTCAGCAGGTTAAACACAACAACGAATGCCGGGATGTCGGTAGCGTGCTCTTAGCAGTGCTCTTTGAAAACGGTAACATTGCAGTTTGGCAatttcagcttccatttctgGGTAAGGAATCAATTACTTCTTGCAATACCATAGAGTCCGGAATAACTTCCCCAAGTGTCTTGTCTTGGTGGGAATATGAACATAACAACCGAAAGATGAGTGGACTTATTGTAGGGAGTGCTTTTGGACCGGTTAAGATCCTTCCTGTCAATCTAAAAGCAGTCAAAGGGTACTTTACGCTGAGACAACCCGTAGTCTTATGGCAAGAAATGGACCAGTTACCAGTGCATAGCATCAAATGCATTCCTCTTTACCATCCCTACCAGAAATGTAGTTGTAGCTTAGTGGTGGCTGCAAGAGGAGCTTATGTGTTTTGGTGTCTCCTGTTGATCTCCAAAGCAGGTCTGAATGTCCATAATTCCCACGTGACAGGGCTTCATTCTTTGCCAATCGTATCTATGACTGCAGACAAACAGAACGGCACGGTGTATACGTGCTCCAGTGATGGAAAGGTAAGGCAGCTGATTCCTATATTCACAGACGTTGCTTTAAAGTTTGAGCACCAGCTGATTAAGCTCTCAGAAGTTTTTGGCTCTGTCAGGACTCATGGAATAGCTGTTAGCCCATGCGGTGCATACTTAGCAGTTATTACAACAGAGGGCATGACTAACGGTCTTCACCCAGTTAACAAAAACTACCAAGTTCAGTTTGTAACCCTTAAGACTTTCGAGGAGGCAGCTGCGCAGCTCTTGGAATCTTCTGTTCAGAACCTTTTCCGGCAAGTGGACCTGACGGATCTTGTACGCTGGAAAATTTTGAAGGATAAGCATATTCCTCAATTCTTACAGGAAGCACTGGATAAAAAAATTGAGAGCTGTGGTTCTACTTACTTCTGGCGGTTTAAGCTATTTCTCCTGAGGATTTTGTACCAGTCAATGCAGAAAGCTCCCTCAGAGGTCATGTGGAGACCTTCACACGAGGATGCAAAAATCTTGATATCGGATTCCCCTGGGATGGGCAGCACTGAAGATGATCAAGAGGAAGGAACTTCTAAACAAGCCAGCAAGCAGAGCCTATGCGACACAGGCAAAGGTATGGACATAGATGACACTGCAGATGATTCTCTTCCTCAGTCAAGTGACATAGGAGGCCGCGAGCCAATGGAAGAAAAGCTTCTTGAAATACAGGCACAAATTGAGGCAGTAGAAATGCACTTGACACGAGAACACATGAAACGGGTGTTGGGAGAAGTTTATCTACACACATGGATTACAGAAAACACCAGTATTCCCACCAGAGGAGTCTGTGACTTCTTAATGTCCGATGATGGCTATGATGACAGAACAGCACGA GTGCTGATTGGGCATATcttaaagaaaatgaacaaacagaCTTTTCCAGAGCACTGCAGCTTGTGTAAAGAGATCCTGCCATTCACTGATCGCAAACAGGCAGTCTGCTCCAATGGACATATTTGGCTCAG